Proteins encoded in a region of the Elaeis guineensis isolate ETL-2024a chromosome 7, EG11, whole genome shotgun sequence genome:
- the LOC140859082 gene encoding protein BZR1 homolog 3-like has translation MDVVGCSTSPSLCSSYQPSPCASYNPSPALSSFASPASSSYITNAHNANHFVDGNSLIPRLKNLSSACSASTKFPQHHLYMHGGSISAPVTPPLSSPTARTPRIKTNWYDPAAQPSWASANHTFLLNSTPPSPGRQAWLAGIQLPTGGPSSPTFRLVSSNPFGFFKEAMAGGGSSRVVRPGQSGTCSPVMPGGPGHIDVPMPDGTSDEFAFGSGSNSNHPPAGLVKAWEGERIHEECGSDELDLTLGSSWARADAR, from the coding sequence ATGGATGTAGTAGGGTGCTCCACTTCTCCAAGCCTCTGCTCTTCATACCAGCCAAGCCCATGTGCCTCATATAACCCTAGCCCTGCCTTATCGTCTTTTGCAAGCCCTGCGTCCTCATCCTACATCACAAATGCCCACAATGCTAACCATTTTGTTGATGGCAACTCCCTCATCCCCCGTCTCAAGAATCTTTCCTCAGCCTGCTCTGCATCAACCAAGTTCCCACAACACCATCTCTATATGCACGGTGGTTCCATTAGTGCTCCAGTGACACCTCCTTTGAGTTCTCCCACTGCTCGTACACCTCGTATCAAGACTAATTGGTATGATCCAGCTGCCCAGCCATCTTGGGCCAGCGCAAATCATACCTTTCTACTAAATTCAACACCACCAAGCCCTGGTCGACAGGCTTGGCTTGCTGGGATCCAGCTTCCAACTGGAGGTCCATCGTCACCCACATTTAGACTTGTCTCATCAAATCCATTTGGGTTCTTCAAGGAGGCGATGGCAGGTGGGGGATCTTCAAGAGTGGTGAGACCAGGGCAGAGTGGCACGTGTTCCCCAGTCATGCCAGGTGGACCTGGCCACATAGATGTTCCGATGCCGGATGGCACTTCTGATGAGTTTGCATTTGGCAGCGGCAGTAATAGCAATCATCCGCCTGCAGGACTGGTAAAGGCATGGGAGGGAGAGAGGATCCACGAGGAGTGTGGATCAGATGAGCTGGATCTCACTCTTGGGAGCTCGTGGGCCAGAGCTGATGCCCGATGA
- the LOC105048092 gene encoding 18.8 kDa class II heat shock protein isoform X1 encodes MEHEIARRRISRILDHVAGPGEVSPPNPHLFPMNCSSTLSTIIPRCDNRLLFARQGSVSQGYFMQQVSTRQNFGPGISSQQNSCPAKGESSCQPFRKPMFSRPVQTESTLSISRDNYSVKQDLTLSSNDHPKFARPGSGKIKKPQLLCSRTRQTSISNGMEWSPRMDVAESGANYVVTVELPGVNLIDMRVEVDNQSLTIIGKRSTQQHRMPNCAGNSNPVYHQREILQGPFRVVWPLPIDVNKDSVSAEFVDGFLQITLPRLCER; translated from the exons ATGGAGCACGAGATCGCTAGGAGAAGGATAAGCCGGATCCTGGACCACGTGGCCGGACCCGGTGAGGTGTCGCCGCCCAATCCCCACCTCTTTCCCATG AATTGCAGTAGCACTCTCAGCACTATAATACCACGGTGTGATAATAGATTGCTTTTTGCACGCCAAGGGTCTGTCTCTCAAGGTTATTTCATGCAACAAGTTTCTACCAGACAG AATTTTGGGCCTGGTATTTCTTCTCAGCAGAATTCCTGTCCTGCCAAGGGAGAATCTTCTTGCCAGCCTTTCAGAAAGCCGATGTTCTCTAGACCGGTTCAGACAGAATCCACCTTATCGATATCAAGAGATAATTATTCTGTGAAACAAGATTTGACACTATCTTCTAATGACCATCCCAAATTTGCGAGACCAGGTAGTGGAAAGATTAAGAAACCGCAGCTTTTATGCAGCAGGACAAGACAAACTTCTATTTCTAATG GGATGGAGTGGTCACCTCGAATGGATGTTGCAGAGTCGGGGGCAAATTATGTTGTGACGGTCGAGCTTCCAGGTGTCAACCTCATTGACATGCGAGTGGAGGTGGATAACCAAAG CCTGACCATAATAGGTAAACGGTCAACTCAGCAGCATAGAATGCCCAATTGTGCTGGAAACTCAAACCCTGTTTATCACCAGAGGGAGATCTTGCAGGGGCCATTCCGAGTCGTTTGGCCTCTTCCAATTGATGTGAACAAGGATAGTGTCTCAGCTGAATTTGT GGATGGCTTTCTGCAAATCACTCTCCCAAGACTCTGTGAAAGATGA
- the LOC105048092 gene encoding uncharacterized protein isoform X2: MEHEIARRRISRILDHVAGPGEVSPPNPHLFPMNCSSTLSTIIPRCDNRLLFARQGSVSQGYFMQQVSTRQNFGPGISSQQNSCPAKGESSCQPFRKPMFSRPVQTESTLSISRDNYSVKQDLTLSSNDHPKFARPGSGKIKKPQLLCSRTRQTSISNGMEWSPRMDVAESGANYVVTVELPGVNLIDMRVEVDNQSLTIIGKRSTQQHRMPNCAGNSNPVYHQREILQGPFRVVWPLPIDVNKDSVSAEFVEN; encoded by the exons ATGGAGCACGAGATCGCTAGGAGAAGGATAAGCCGGATCCTGGACCACGTGGCCGGACCCGGTGAGGTGTCGCCGCCCAATCCCCACCTCTTTCCCATG AATTGCAGTAGCACTCTCAGCACTATAATACCACGGTGTGATAATAGATTGCTTTTTGCACGCCAAGGGTCTGTCTCTCAAGGTTATTTCATGCAACAAGTTTCTACCAGACAG AATTTTGGGCCTGGTATTTCTTCTCAGCAGAATTCCTGTCCTGCCAAGGGAGAATCTTCTTGCCAGCCTTTCAGAAAGCCGATGTTCTCTAGACCGGTTCAGACAGAATCCACCTTATCGATATCAAGAGATAATTATTCTGTGAAACAAGATTTGACACTATCTTCTAATGACCATCCCAAATTTGCGAGACCAGGTAGTGGAAAGATTAAGAAACCGCAGCTTTTATGCAGCAGGACAAGACAAACTTCTATTTCTAATG GGATGGAGTGGTCACCTCGAATGGATGTTGCAGAGTCGGGGGCAAATTATGTTGTGACGGTCGAGCTTCCAGGTGTCAACCTCATTGACATGCGAGTGGAGGTGGATAACCAAAG CCTGACCATAATAGGTAAACGGTCAACTCAGCAGCATAGAATGCCCAATTGTGCTGGAAACTCAAACCCTGTTTATCACCAGAGGGAGATCTTGCAGGGGCCATTCCGAGTCGTTTGGCCTCTTCCAATTGATGTGAACAAGGATAGTGTCTCAGCTGAATTTGT GGAAAACTGA